The Hymenobacter sp. 5317J-9 genome has a window encoding:
- a CDS encoding superoxide dismutase: MAFELPKLPYSYDALEPAFDAQTQEIHHTKHHQAYVTNLNAAIAGTEMENQSLEEILHNIAKAPVAVRNNGGGHWNHSLWWTILSPNGGGQPTGTVGEAITKAFGTYDKFKEEFTKAATTRFGSGWAWLCKQADGSVQICSTPNQDNPLMPDSGCKGIPVLGLDVWEHAYYLKYQNRRPDYIAAFFNLINWDEVNRRFAEATPA, from the coding sequence ATGGCATTCGAACTTCCGAAACTTCCGTATTCCTACGACGCCCTCGAGCCCGCGTTTGACGCGCAGACCCAGGAAATCCACCACACCAAGCACCACCAGGCCTACGTGACCAACCTCAACGCCGCCATTGCCGGCACCGAGATGGAAAACCAGAGCCTGGAGGAAATTCTGCACAACATTGCCAAGGCCCCCGTGGCCGTGCGCAACAACGGCGGCGGCCACTGGAACCACTCGCTGTGGTGGACCATCCTGTCGCCCAACGGCGGCGGGCAGCCCACCGGCACCGTGGGCGAGGCCATCACCAAGGCCTTCGGCACCTACGACAAGTTCAAGGAGGAATTCACCAAGGCTGCCACCACGCGCTTCGGCTCGGGCTGGGCGTGGCTGTGCAAGCAGGCCGATGGCTCGGTACAAATCTGCTCCACCCCCAACCAGGACAACCCGCTGATGCCCGACTCCGGTTGCAAAGGCATTCCGGTGCTGGGCCTCGACGTGTGGGAGCACGCCTACTACCTCAAGTACCAGAACCGCCGCCCCGACTACATCGCCGCCTTCTTCAACCTCATCAACTGGGACGAAGTGAACCGCCGCTTCGCCGAAGCCACGCCCGCGTAG
- a CDS encoding nucleoside deaminase, producing MTDDYFMLQALAEAEKALEADEIPIGAVVVFEKQIIGRGYNQTEQLRDVTAHAEMLALTAAANHLGNKYLADCTLYVTIEPCVMCAGASYWAQLKAVVYGADEPKVGFRRHGQLLHPRTKLRGGVQAAECAALMQEFFALKRK from the coding sequence ATGACCGACGACTATTTCATGCTCCAGGCCCTGGCTGAGGCCGAAAAAGCCCTGGAAGCCGACGAGATTCCCATTGGTGCGGTGGTGGTGTTTGAGAAGCAAATCATTGGGCGCGGCTACAACCAAACCGAGCAGCTGCGCGACGTAACAGCCCACGCCGAAATGCTGGCGCTCACGGCCGCCGCCAACCACTTGGGAAACAAGTACCTGGCCGACTGCACGCTCTACGTCACCATCGAACCCTGCGTGATGTGCGCCGGCGCCAGCTACTGGGCCCAGCTCAAGGCCGTGGTGTACGGGGCCGACGAGCCCAAGGTGGGTTTTCGGCGGCACGGGCAGCTCCTGCACCCGCGCACCAAGCTGCGCGGCGGCGTGCAGGCGGCCGAATGCGCGGCGCTGATGCAGGAATTTTTCGCCCTAAAGCGGAAATAG
- the aspS gene encoding aspartate--tRNA ligase, translating into MLRTHTCGELREEHIGQTVSLCGWVQRTRDKGAILWIDLRDRYGLTQIALEEGVEAEAVRETARQLGREFVLCVTGRVAERYSKNDKIPTGTIEIRPEKLEILNPAKLPPFLIEDETDGGDDLRMKYRYLDLRRTPVRNNLMLRHKMAQAVRRYLDGQDFIEVETPVLIKSTPEGARDFVVPSRMNPGEFYALPQSPQTFKQLLMVSGFDRYFQIVKCFRDEDLRADRQPEFTQIDCEMAFVEQEDILDMFEGLVRYLFKEIKNLDFPTVPRMTYADAMRDYGNDKPDTRFEMKFVNLTETVKGQNFPVFDNAELVLGINAATLATYTRKQIDELTEWVKRPQIGATGLVYARVEADGLVKSSVDKFYSQEELQKWKAAFNANPGDLILLLAGSEAKTRKAMSELRLEMGRRLGLRDPNSFSPLWVIDFPLLEFSEEENRHFAMHHPFTSPKPEDMALLDNPATIGQTRANAYDLVINGVEIGGGSIRIHDRAVQARMFSLLGFTPEEAQAQFGFLLDAFEYGAPPHGGLAFGFDRLCSLFGGSDSIRDFIAFPKNNSGRDVMIDSPSPIADAQLKELSIKTDVVGK; encoded by the coding sequence ATGCTACGTACCCACACCTGCGGCGAACTCCGCGAAGAACACATTGGTCAAACCGTCAGCCTCTGCGGCTGGGTGCAGCGCACCCGCGACAAGGGCGCCATTCTCTGGATTGACCTGCGCGACCGGTACGGCCTCACCCAAATTGCCCTGGAAGAAGGCGTGGAAGCCGAAGCCGTGCGCGAAACCGCCCGCCAACTCGGCCGCGAGTTTGTGCTGTGCGTGACCGGCCGCGTGGCCGAGCGCTACTCCAAGAACGACAAAATCCCGACGGGCACCATCGAAATCCGGCCCGAAAAGCTGGAAATTCTCAACCCCGCCAAGCTGCCGCCCTTCCTCATCGAAGACGAAACCGACGGCGGCGACGACCTGCGGATGAAGTACCGCTACCTCGACCTGCGCCGCACCCCCGTGCGCAACAACCTGATGCTGCGCCACAAAATGGCCCAGGCCGTGCGCCGCTACCTCGACGGCCAGGACTTCATCGAAGTGGAAACCCCCGTGCTCATCAAGAGCACGCCCGAAGGCGCCCGCGACTTTGTGGTGCCCTCGCGCATGAACCCCGGCGAGTTTTACGCCCTGCCGCAGAGCCCCCAGACGTTCAAGCAGCTGCTCATGGTGTCGGGCTTCGACCGCTACTTCCAGATTGTGAAGTGCTTCCGCGACGAGGACCTGCGCGCCGACCGCCAGCCCGAATTCACGCAGATTGACTGCGAAATGGCCTTCGTGGAGCAGGAAGACATCCTCGACATGTTCGAGGGCCTGGTGCGCTACCTGTTCAAGGAAATCAAAAACCTCGATTTCCCCACCGTGCCCCGCATGACCTACGCCGACGCCATGCGCGACTACGGCAACGACAAGCCCGACACCCGCTTCGAGATGAAGTTCGTGAACCTCACCGAAACCGTGAAAGGGCAGAATTTCCCCGTCTTCGACAACGCCGAATTGGTGCTGGGCATCAACGCCGCCACCCTGGCCACCTATACCCGCAAGCAAATCGACGAGCTGACTGAGTGGGTGAAGCGCCCGCAAATCGGCGCCACCGGCCTCGTGTACGCCCGCGTAGAGGCCGACGGCCTGGTGAAATCCTCGGTTGATAAGTTCTACTCGCAAGAAGAGCTGCAGAAGTGGAAAGCCGCCTTCAACGCCAACCCCGGCGACCTCATTCTGCTGCTGGCCGGCTCCGAAGCCAAAACCCGCAAAGCCATGAGTGAGTTGCGCCTCGAAATGGGCCGCCGCCTGGGCCTGCGCGACCCCAATTCGTTCTCGCCGCTGTGGGTGATTGACTTCCCGCTGCTCGAATTCAGCGAGGAGGAAAACCGCCACTTCGCCATGCACCACCCCTTCACCTCGCCCAAACCCGAGGATATGGCCCTGCTCGACAACCCGGCCACCATCGGCCAGACGCGAGCCAACGCCTACGACCTCGTGATAAACGGCGTGGAAATCGGCGGCGGCTCTATCCGCATCCACGACCGCGCCGTGCAGGCCCGCATGTTCTCACTGCTCGGCTTCACGCCCGAGGAGGCCCAGGCCCAATTCGGCTTCCTGCTCGATGCCTTCGAATACGGCGCGCCGCCCCACGGCGGCCTCGCCTTCGGCTTCGACCGCCTCTGCAGCCTCTTCGGCGGCTCGGATTCCATCCGCGACTTTATCGCGTTTCCGAAGAATAATTCGGGTCGCGACGTGATGATTGACTCGCCCTCGCCGATTGCGGATGCGCAGTTGAAAGAATTGAGTATTAAGACGGACGTGGTGGGGAAGTAG
- a CDS encoding alkene reductase, whose protein sequence is MPRFIHNLPRNTHRGLSFNMANKAFEPAKLGALTLSNHIVMAPMTRSRALGNVPNELMAEYYRQRATAGLIITEGTSPSANGLGYARIPGLFNQEQVTNWQRITETVHHHGGHIFVQLMHAGRIFHGLNLPEGAEGVAPSAIAAAGDMWTDQQQMQPNATPRALRTEELATVRDEYVHSAKLALEAGFDGVELHGANGYLLEQFLNPASNQRTDEYGGSVQNRARFVLEVTRAVVEAIGAERTGIRLSPWGVASDMPHYPEIDETYAYLAEELQKIGVVYLHLVDHSSMGAPAVPAETVATIREKFTGTLILAGGYTTVAQIEAALADKADLVAIGRPFISNPDLVERLKAGQPLAEPDFATFYAPGPNGFADGYTDYPLADGQPAGTFSPSYEA, encoded by the coding sequence ATGCCGCGTTTCATTCACAACCTGCCGCGCAATACGCACCGCGGCCTTTCTTTCAACATGGCTAACAAAGCATTTGAGCCCGCCAAACTGGGCGCCCTCACCCTCTCGAACCACATCGTAATGGCCCCCATGACGCGCAGCCGCGCCCTGGGCAACGTGCCCAACGAGCTGATGGCCGAGTACTACCGCCAGCGCGCCACGGCCGGCCTCATCATCACGGAAGGCACGTCGCCCTCGGCCAACGGGCTGGGCTACGCCCGCATTCCCGGCCTGTTCAACCAGGAGCAGGTCACCAACTGGCAGCGCATCACCGAGACGGTGCACCACCACGGCGGCCACATTTTTGTGCAGCTGATGCACGCCGGCCGCATTTTCCACGGCCTCAACCTGCCCGAGGGCGCCGAGGGCGTGGCCCCGTCGGCCATTGCCGCCGCCGGCGACATGTGGACCGACCAGCAGCAGATGCAGCCCAACGCCACCCCGCGCGCCCTGCGCACCGAGGAGCTAGCCACCGTGCGCGACGAGTACGTGCACAGCGCCAAACTGGCCCTTGAAGCCGGTTTCGACGGTGTGGAGCTGCACGGCGCCAATGGCTACCTGCTGGAGCAATTCCTGAACCCCGCCTCCAACCAGCGCACCGACGAGTACGGCGGCAGCGTGCAGAACCGCGCCCGCTTTGTGCTCGAAGTGACCCGCGCCGTGGTGGAGGCCATCGGGGCCGAGCGCACCGGCATTCGTCTTTCGCCCTGGGGCGTGGCCTCGGACATGCCGCACTACCCCGAAATCGACGAAACCTACGCCTACCTGGCCGAGGAGCTGCAGAAGATTGGCGTGGTGTACCTGCACCTCGTCGACCATTCCAGCATGGGCGCCCCGGCCGTGCCCGCCGAAACGGTGGCCACCATCCGCGAGAAGTTCACCGGCACCCTCATCCTGGCCGGCGGCTACACCACCGTGGCGCAGATTGAAGCCGCGCTGGCCGACAAAGCCGACCTCGTGGCTATCGGCCGTCCCTTCATCTCCAACCCCGACCTGGTGGAGCGCCTGAAAGCCGGCCAGCCGCTGGCCGAGCCCGATTTTGCCACGTTCTATGCGCCCGGCCCCAACGGCTTTGCCGACGGCTACACCGACTACCCCTTGGCCGACGGCCAGCCGGCCGGCACATTCTCGCCCAGCTACGAGGCCTAG
- a CDS encoding nucleoside permease, which yields MNTKLRLTILSFLQFFIWGSWLITIGAYWFQTKQWSGAQFGAIFSTMGIASIFMPSLMGIVADKYINAEKLYGILHILGGLTLCTIPMVTDPSTFFWVILLNMIFYMPTLSLSIAVSFSVLKTEGLDVVKDYPPIRVWGTIGFIVAMWTVSLLGFEKTTGQFYVAAGAAFLLGLYSFTLPKCPPQSTNTSSQGLMEILGLKSFAILRDRKMLTFFLFALLLGAALQLTNAYGDTFLHDFDKTPAYQDTLTVKYPAIIMSISQISETLFILAIPFFLRRFGIKQVMLFSMIAWVLRFGLFAYGNPGSGLWMIIVSCIVYGMAFDFFNISGSLFVETQTQPSIRASAQGLFMMMTNGFGAVLGSSLSGIIIQTYFTDANGVKDWHSIWLTFAGYALAIAVLFVLIFKHKHVPQQHSEETTHPEGLLSVEQA from the coding sequence ATGAACACTAAGTTGCGCCTGACCATCCTGAGTTTTCTCCAGTTTTTCATCTGGGGCTCGTGGCTGATAACGATTGGCGCGTATTGGTTTCAAACGAAGCAATGGTCGGGCGCGCAGTTTGGCGCCATCTTCTCGACCATGGGCATCGCCTCCATTTTCATGCCCTCGCTCATGGGCATCGTGGCCGATAAATACATCAACGCGGAGAAGCTCTACGGCATTCTGCACATCCTGGGCGGCCTCACGCTGTGCACCATCCCGATGGTGACGGACCCGAGCACGTTCTTCTGGGTGATTCTGCTGAACATGATTTTCTACATGCCCACGCTGTCGCTGTCCATCGCGGTGTCGTTTTCGGTGCTGAAAACTGAAGGGCTCGACGTGGTGAAGGACTACCCGCCCATCCGGGTCTGGGGCACCATCGGCTTCATTGTGGCCATGTGGACGGTGAGCCTGCTGGGCTTTGAGAAAACCACCGGCCAGTTCTACGTGGCGGCCGGCGCGGCCTTCCTGCTGGGCCTCTACTCGTTCACGCTGCCCAAGTGCCCGCCGCAGTCCACCAACACCTCCAGCCAGGGCCTGATGGAGATTCTGGGCCTCAAGTCTTTCGCCATTCTGCGCGACCGCAAGATGCTCACCTTCTTCCTGTTTGCGCTGCTGCTGGGCGCCGCTCTGCAGCTCACCAACGCCTACGGCGACACCTTCCTGCACGATTTCGACAAAACGCCGGCCTACCAGGACACCCTCACGGTGAAGTACCCGGCCATCATCATGTCCATCTCGCAGATTTCCGAAACGCTGTTCATCCTGGCCATTCCCTTCTTCCTACGCCGCTTCGGCATCAAGCAGGTCATGCTGTTCAGCATGATTGCCTGGGTGCTGCGCTTCGGCCTGTTTGCCTATGGCAACCCCGGCAGCGGGCTGTGGATGATTATCGTGTCGTGCATCGTGTACGGCATGGCCTTCGACTTCTTCAATATCTCGGGCTCGCTCTTCGTCGAGACGCAGACGCAGCCCAGCATCCGGGCCAGCGCCCAGGGTTTGTTTATGATGATGACCAACGGCTTCGGTGCCGTGCTGGGCAGCTCGCTGAGCGGCATCATCATTCAGACCTACTTCACCGATGCCAACGGCGTGAAAGACTGGCACAGCATCTGGCTCACGTTTGCGGGCTATGCGCTGGCCATTGCGGTGCTGTTTGTGCTCATCTTCAAGCACAAGCACGTGCCACAGCAGCACTCCGAAGAAACCACCCACCCGGAAGGGCTGCTTTCGGTGGAGCAGGCGTAA